The Lacipirellula parvula genome window below encodes:
- a CDS encoding DUF58 domain-containing protein, which produces MTPDSKRFLHPEAIRRIGRLEIRARHVVEGFMSGMHRSPYFGRSIEFLQHRQYAPGDDLRHVDWKVWAKADRLYVKQFEEDASMRCTLLVDVSKSMEYGSGPLNKYEYAATAAVSIAYLLLRQHDAVACLAFDEKIRARTPMRSTQVHLASIVQALDANRPQAKTDPGNVLRLIAEENYRRGLIVVVSDLLGDPASTLRGLRLLRQRGHDVLVLHVMDDDELDFPFDGPTRFEGLELPAHLNCNPRALREGYLEAVEKFVSTLRHGCARDAVDYELIRTSQPMDAALAAFFSRRLAARK; this is translated from the coding sequence ATGACGCCCGATTCAAAGCGATTTTTGCATCCTGAGGCGATTCGGCGGATCGGGCGCCTGGAGATTCGTGCACGGCACGTCGTCGAAGGGTTCATGAGCGGGATGCATCGCAGCCCGTACTTCGGCCGATCAATCGAATTCCTGCAGCACCGGCAATACGCCCCGGGGGACGATCTGCGCCACGTCGACTGGAAAGTCTGGGCGAAGGCCGATCGTCTGTATGTGAAGCAATTCGAAGAAGACGCCAGCATGCGCTGCACGCTGCTCGTCGACGTCTCGAAAAGCATGGAGTATGGCAGCGGGCCGCTGAACAAGTACGAGTACGCGGCGACGGCGGCGGTGAGCATCGCCTACCTGCTGCTGCGGCAGCACGACGCGGTGGCGTGCTTGGCGTTCGATGAGAAGATTCGCGCTCGCACGCCGATGCGGAGCACGCAGGTGCACTTGGCGTCGATCGTCCAGGCGCTCGATGCGAATCGGCCGCAGGCGAAGACCGATCCGGGCAACGTACTTCGGTTGATTGCGGAGGAGAACTATCGCCGCGGGCTGATCGTCGTCGTGTCGGACTTGCTCGGCGATCCGGCATCGACGCTGCGGGGGCTGCGGCTGCTGCGGCAGCGCGGGCACGACGTGCTCGTGTTGCATGTGATGGATGACGACGAGCTTGATTTTCCGTTTGATGGGCCAACGCGGTTCGAAGGTTTGGAGTTGCCGGCGCATCTCAACTGCAACCCGCGAGCGCTGCGTGAGGGGTACCTCGAAGCGGTGGAGAAGTTTGTCTCGACGTTACGGCATGGATGTGCTCGCGACGCGGTTGATTACGAGTTGATTCGAACGAGCCAACCGATGGACGCGGCGCTGGCGGCGTTTTTTAGCCGGCGGTTGGCGGCGCGGAAGTAA
- a CDS encoding BatA domain-containing protein, whose protein sequence is MSFLLPTLLAFGLPLIAAPLVIHLINLRRHRRIEWAAMDFLLESQKRNKKWIVLKQLLLLLLRTAAIAAVVFMLAGPVIKSTWAGLFGRGVTHHLLLIDDSYSMTDHWDETSAFEQAKRVVAAVLEQAQGRSENQLVTLLRFSEARRLAAGAGPEIDRRPLDAALLAELERTLGEMKASETNAGPIDGLQAATRLPEAVEGETRIAYLVTDFRRPQWEEQAQLQQLMTELRERVGDLQLVQTVYDERPNLAITRLEPESGIRAAGVETWMELTVANYGKTPVAAVTVAVEQDGNRLPAVEFDEIPAGEKATRRFRVTFPTAGPHELTAGLESDAVLTDNKRYFAAEIPPVFPVLVIDGSANGDDGYYLRTALSPGGKNVGGWNPQVEPPSYLRNHEALANYAVIVLLDVPRLDDAEVEVLESYVRSGGGLAIFVGPQSQQPFYNDQLFADGAGLLPAPLNVPSQLLRDPSEAGADVRVAEHPIFRVFAGQRNSFLSVANVDFYYALDPNWKIPESGDVSAIATLRNGAPLALEKKFGEGRVLLHLAKLAPTPTDQGIWTNWSLNPVFPIYANELVGYLSATRRRFDVRGVDEPIKLALPEAAYLPEVKVRAPGVGESNATPIVAAAKEGVYEITAPGQPRSGVWRFELTTREGKPQVRYVAVNVPTGEGELAILPQSELAERLPGVEYRYALASEFTKADDELEGYQLGDAFLYALAAILIFEQLLAVSASYHPAAARSAA, encoded by the coding sequence GTGTCGTTCCTACTCCCCACATTGCTGGCGTTCGGATTGCCGCTCATCGCGGCGCCGCTGGTGATCCATTTGATCAACCTGCGGCGGCATCGGCGGATCGAGTGGGCGGCGATGGACTTTCTGCTGGAGAGCCAGAAGCGGAACAAGAAGTGGATCGTCCTCAAGCAACTACTGCTGCTATTGCTGCGAACGGCGGCGATCGCAGCGGTGGTGTTCATGCTGGCTGGCCCAGTAATTAAATCGACCTGGGCCGGGCTCTTCGGCCGCGGGGTGACGCACCATTTGCTGTTGATCGACGACAGCTATTCGATGACCGATCATTGGGACGAGACCTCGGCGTTTGAGCAGGCGAAGCGCGTCGTCGCCGCCGTGTTGGAGCAAGCTCAGGGGCGGTCGGAGAATCAACTCGTCACACTGCTGCGGTTTTCGGAAGCACGTCGGCTCGCGGCCGGGGCTGGACCAGAGATTGATCGCCGTCCGCTCGACGCCGCGCTGCTCGCGGAACTGGAACGGACGCTGGGCGAGATGAAGGCGTCAGAAACGAACGCCGGGCCGATCGACGGGCTGCAAGCGGCGACGCGGTTGCCCGAGGCGGTCGAAGGCGAGACGCGGATCGCGTACCTCGTCACCGACTTCCGCCGGCCGCAGTGGGAAGAGCAAGCGCAGCTGCAGCAACTGATGACGGAGCTGCGCGAACGTGTCGGCGACTTACAACTCGTGCAGACCGTGTACGACGAGCGGCCGAACCTGGCGATCACGCGACTTGAGCCGGAGTCGGGCATTCGCGCGGCGGGCGTCGAGACGTGGATGGAACTGACCGTAGCGAATTACGGCAAGACGCCGGTCGCCGCCGTGACCGTAGCAGTCGAACAAGATGGCAATCGCTTGCCGGCGGTGGAGTTCGACGAGATTCCCGCGGGCGAGAAGGCGACGCGGCGGTTCCGCGTGACCTTCCCGACCGCCGGCCCGCACGAACTGACGGCGGGGCTCGAAAGCGATGCGGTGCTCACCGACAACAAGCGTTACTTCGCCGCCGAGATTCCGCCGGTGTTTCCGGTGCTGGTGATCGACGGTTCGGCGAACGGCGACGACGGCTACTACCTGCGGACAGCGCTCAGCCCTGGCGGAAAGAACGTCGGCGGCTGGAATCCGCAGGTCGAGCCGCCGAGCTATCTGCGGAACCACGAAGCGCTCGCCAACTACGCGGTGATCGTGCTGCTCGATGTGCCGCGGCTCGACGACGCCGAAGTCGAAGTGCTGGAGTCGTACGTGCGCAGCGGCGGCGGACTGGCAATTTTTGTTGGGCCGCAATCGCAACAGCCGTTTTATAACGATCAACTCTTCGCCGATGGCGCGGGACTGCTGCCGGCGCCGCTGAATGTTCCATCGCAGCTGTTACGCGATCCATCGGAAGCGGGCGCCGACGTTCGCGTTGCCGAGCATCCGATCTTCCGCGTCTTCGCCGGGCAGCGCAACAGTTTTCTGTCGGTGGCGAACGTTGATTTCTATTACGCACTCGATCCGAACTGGAAGATTCCGGAGTCGGGTGACGTGAGCGCAATCGCAACGCTGCGCAATGGCGCTCCGCTAGCCCTGGAGAAGAAGTTCGGCGAAGGACGCGTGCTGCTTCACTTAGCGAAGCTGGCCCCGACGCCGACCGATCAAGGGATTTGGACGAACTGGAGTCTTAATCCCGTGTTCCCGATCTACGCAAACGAACTCGTCGGTTACCTGTCGGCGACGCGGCGGCGATTCGATGTGCGGGGCGTCGACGAACCGATCAAACTAGCGTTGCCTGAGGCGGCGTATTTGCCTGAAGTAAAAGTTCGCGCGCCGGGCGTTGGCGAAAGCAACGCAACGCCGATCGTGGCTGCGGCGAAGGAAGGTGTTTACGAGATCACGGCGCCGGGGCAACCGCGGAGCGGCGTGTGGCGGTTTGAGCTGACGACGCGCGAAGGAAAGCCGCAGGTCCGTTACGTCGCGGTGAACGTGCCGACCGGCGAAGGGGAACTCGCGATTTTGCCGCAGAGCGAACTGGCCGAGCGGCTGCCGGGCGTGGAGTATCGCTACGCTCTCGCGTCGGAGTTCACGAAGGCTGACGACGAGTTGGAAGGGTACCAGCTGGGCGATGCGTTTCTTTACGCATTGGCGGCGATTCTCATCTTCGAGCAGTTGCTGGCTGTCTCAGCGAGTTACCATCCGGCCGCGGCCAGGAGCGCCGCATGA
- a CDS encoding NPCBM/NEW2 domain-containing protein codes for MTPWFALLAALLAVSGDEASLTTLDGQTISGVVSAWDGTELTIDAADGDQKLATDAIMDVAWKREPSAGPTLRVAELVDGSRLAFEEFTIAKRTATFQLPGQQAKVEVPTARIKRIELVAASEPLAKMLAEIEQKQPAGDSLVIVKGEAMDYLSGVVEDVTAQQADFRWDGEKVPVKLSKIAAIVFYHAKEAALPEALCRVSFTNGSVVVARQAQLEKQQLQLKSLGGVDVEFPFDQVARIDFSSGKIAYLSDLKPATSRWTPRVALPADAKLIASFGAPRQNVAFDGSQLSLLWDDDPVPARRDVRTYSRGLAVRSRTEQTYLVPEGMTRFAVTAGIDPATAGQGNVALEIRGDDRILWEGTIDGGGPPVEIDVELQAARRLQLVVDYGDNLDYGDRLHLIEARFIK; via the coding sequence ATGACGCCTTGGTTCGCATTACTCGCCGCACTGCTCGCCGTCTCGGGGGATGAGGCGTCGTTGACGACGCTCGATGGGCAGACGATCAGCGGCGTCGTTTCGGCGTGGGATGGGACGGAGCTGACGATCGACGCTGCTGACGGCGACCAAAAATTAGCGACCGATGCGATCATGGACGTCGCGTGGAAGCGGGAACCGAGCGCTGGCCCAACGCTGCGCGTGGCGGAACTCGTCGATGGCTCGCGGCTGGCGTTCGAAGAGTTCACGATTGCCAAACGGACAGCGACGTTCCAGTTGCCGGGACAGCAAGCGAAGGTGGAAGTCCCCACGGCGCGGATCAAACGCATTGAGCTCGTCGCGGCGAGCGAACCGCTCGCGAAGATGCTCGCGGAGATCGAACAGAAGCAACCTGCCGGCGACTCGCTGGTGATCGTCAAAGGCGAGGCGATGGACTACCTGTCGGGCGTCGTTGAAGACGTCACCGCGCAGCAGGCTGACTTTCGCTGGGATGGCGAGAAGGTGCCGGTGAAGCTGTCGAAGATCGCCGCCATCGTCTTTTATCATGCGAAGGAAGCGGCGCTGCCCGAGGCGCTCTGTCGAGTGTCATTCACCAATGGCAGCGTTGTCGTTGCGCGGCAAGCGCAACTCGAAAAGCAGCAGCTGCAACTGAAGTCACTCGGCGGCGTCGATGTTGAATTCCCGTTCGACCAAGTGGCCCGCATCGATTTCTCATCCGGGAAGATCGCCTACCTCAGCGACCTTAAGCCGGCGACGAGCCGTTGGACTCCGCGGGTGGCGCTGCCGGCAGACGCGAAGCTGATCGCCAGTTTTGGTGCGCCGCGGCAGAACGTGGCGTTCGACGGTTCGCAGCTGTCGCTGTTGTGGGACGACGACCCCGTGCCGGCTCGCCGCGACGTGCGGACCTACTCGCGCGGGCTGGCAGTGCGGAGCCGGACGGAACAGACGTATCTCGTTCCCGAGGGGATGACGCGGTTTGCCGTGACGGCGGGGATCGACCCGGCCACGGCGGGGCAGGGGAACGTCGCCCTTGAGATCCGCGGGGATGACCGGATTCTATGGGAAGGGACGATTGACGGGGGGGGACCTCCGGTCGAGATCGACGTAGAATTGCAGGCGGCGCGCCGGTTGCAGTTGGTCGTCGACTATGGCGATAACCTCGATTACGGCGATCGCCTTCACCTGATCGAGGCTCGCTTCATCAAATGA
- a CDS encoding S1C family serine protease: protein MNCYHPILIAASLLCSAAAVRGAVTPDPAVLKAEDERAEAIAKASAATVAVFDGSGGGGGSGVLISPDGFAVTNFHVTAPCGAAMKCGLNDGKLYDAVIVGIDPVGDVALIQLLGRDDFPVAEIGDSDQVRVGDWCFAAGNPFLLADDFTPSISYGLVSGTHRYQYPAGTLLEYTDCIQTDAAINPGNSGGPLFDAKGRLIGINGRGSFEKRGRVNVGVGYAISVNQVMRFVPMLKSGRIVDHATLGATVSTDKGSVVVDDILETSDAFRRGLQYGDSIVRFADREISTANALKNVLGVYPSGWRAPLTYRRNGQAFSTQVRLMGVHDEAELIELVQSEEEQPSGHPGDPQEKPKDEGPKLPIPQLEGLLKKKKMPPAVVQRYEARRGYANYWYNEQAQERLWTNYVDRSAIADLGYDWRVGGKVETGGVFQLVTSANRSELTLPSGHSGAIFNGDVAAQLSPPRSGGLLLAINAWQRFIDKGLHRFGEIYYLGKLPHGPDGTPEDCLVGYFEGMETRFFFAEDSGDLTGIELFSADDADPCELSFSDFKDIQGRRLPTRWLVQHGDGVFAELAIEQWDVGQAPSGPQDGAN from the coding sequence ATGAATTGCTATCACCCGATCTTGATCGCCGCCTCGCTGTTGTGCAGCGCTGCCGCGGTGCGCGGCGCCGTGACGCCCGATCCGGCCGTCCTTAAGGCGGAGGATGAGCGGGCGGAGGCGATCGCCAAGGCCTCGGCCGCGACGGTGGCGGTGTTCGACGGTTCGGGCGGCGGGGGCGGTTCGGGGGTGTTGATTTCCCCTGACGGCTTCGCGGTGACGAACTTCCACGTGACCGCTCCCTGCGGCGCCGCGATGAAGTGCGGGCTCAACGACGGTAAGCTCTACGACGCCGTTATCGTCGGCATCGATCCGGTGGGCGACGTGGCCCTCATTCAGCTCTTAGGCCGCGATGACTTCCCGGTCGCCGAGATCGGCGACAGCGATCAGGTGCGTGTCGGCGACTGGTGCTTTGCTGCCGGCAATCCGTTTTTGCTGGCGGACGATTTTACGCCCTCGATTAGCTACGGGCTGGTGTCGGGAACGCACCGTTACCAGTACCCGGCCGGCACGCTGCTCGAGTACACCGACTGTATTCAAACCGACGCGGCGATCAATCCGGGAAATTCGGGCGGGCCGCTGTTTGACGCCAAGGGACGGCTCATCGGCATCAACGGTCGCGGCTCGTTCGAGAAGCGCGGCCGCGTGAACGTCGGCGTCGGTTACGCGATCTCAGTCAATCAGGTGATGCGGTTCGTGCCGATGCTGAAGAGCGGCCGGATCGTCGACCATGCGACGCTCGGCGCGACAGTGTCGACTGACAAGGGATCGGTCGTCGTCGACGACATTCTGGAAACGAGCGACGCCTTCCGCCGCGGCTTGCAATATGGCGACAGCATCGTTCGCTTCGCCGATCGCGAGATCTCGACGGCGAACGCACTTAAAAATGTGCTCGGCGTCTACCCCAGCGGGTGGCGGGCGCCGCTGACGTATCGCCGCAACGGTCAAGCGTTCAGCACTCAGGTGCGGCTGATGGGCGTGCACGACGAAGCGGAGCTGATCGAGCTCGTGCAGAGCGAGGAAGAGCAACCGAGCGGCCATCCGGGCGATCCGCAGGAGAAGCCGAAGGATGAAGGCCCCAAGCTGCCAATTCCGCAGCTGGAAGGGTTGCTCAAGAAGAAAAAGATGCCGCCAGCGGTGGTGCAGCGCTACGAAGCTCGCCGCGGGTACGCGAATTATTGGTACAACGAGCAGGCGCAAGAGCGGCTCTGGACGAATTACGTCGATCGGAGCGCCATTGCCGATCTTGGCTACGACTGGCGCGTTGGCGGCAAGGTTGAAACTGGCGGCGTGTTCCAATTGGTCACCTCGGCGAACCGTTCGGAATTAACGCTGCCGTCAGGCCACTCGGGCGCGATCTTCAACGGCGACGTTGCGGCGCAACTTAGCCCGCCGCGATCAGGCGGCTTGCTGCTAGCGATCAACGCCTGGCAGCGGTTCATTGACAAAGGCCTGCACCGCTTCGGCGAGATCTACTACCTCGGCAAACTGCCGCACGGGCCCGACGGGACGCCGGAAGACTGTCTCGTCGGTTACTTCGAAGGAATGGAGACGCGGTTCTTCTTCGCAGAAGATTCGGGCGATCTAACTGGCATCGAGCTCTTCTCGGCGGACGACGCCGATCCGTGCGAATTGAGCTTTAGCGATTTCAAGGATATCCAAGGACGGCGATTGCCGACGCGTTGGCTCGTGCAGCACGGCGACGGCGTCTTTGCCGAATTGGCGATTGAGCAGTGGGACGTCGGCCAGGCCCCGAGCGGTCCGCAGGATGGAGCCAACTAG
- a CDS encoding S1C family serine protease — translation MTEVRHQFSRLLLAALVATSAPLATLVTHANAHAASFQETIRDVQRKVVKIYGAGGMKELEAYQTGILISGDGHVLTVQSYVLDTDDLAVVLDDGRKFKAEVLGVDPVRELAVLKLPIEADALPHFDLNAAPLAKVGERVLAASNLFNIAGGDEPVSVLQGVVSGIAPLDARRGAHQASFHGNVYIVDAAANNPGAAGGALVNWRGQLVGLLGKELRSRSTGAWLHYAIPVDQFVASVETMEAGRTIDADDEAAPKASDPLTLAAVGIVLVPDILPRTPPYIDSVVAGSAAERAGLRPDDLLVFVEGEPTSSCSVVAEQFGRRESFDDVRISVLRDGKLVEATLNAEEAVEEPADEASLDDSDEAMAEEEPTASDDADAGSPDESDGETDAEATVDGEKPAADDDDTSPSEDASESGASDAEDADSDQLDVPTE, via the coding sequence GTGACGGAAGTTCGCCATCAATTCTCGCGGCTGCTGTTGGCTGCGCTCGTCGCGACGAGCGCGCCGCTGGCGACGTTGGTTACTCATGCGAACGCCCACGCCGCTTCGTTTCAAGAAACGATCCGCGATGTGCAGCGGAAGGTCGTAAAGATCTACGGCGCCGGCGGGATGAAGGAGTTGGAGGCTTATCAAACGGGCATCCTCATCTCCGGCGATGGGCATGTCCTCACGGTGCAGAGCTACGTGCTCGACACCGACGACCTGGCGGTGGTGCTCGACGACGGCCGGAAGTTCAAGGCCGAGGTTTTGGGCGTCGACCCGGTCCGCGAACTGGCCGTGCTGAAGCTGCCGATCGAGGCCGATGCGCTGCCGCATTTTGATTTGAACGCGGCGCCGCTCGCGAAGGTAGGCGAGCGGGTGCTGGCGGCGAGCAATTTGTTCAATATCGCCGGCGGCGACGAGCCGGTGAGCGTGCTGCAAGGCGTCGTGAGCGGCATCGCGCCGCTCGACGCCCGTCGCGGCGCGCATCAGGCGAGTTTCCACGGCAACGTTTACATCGTCGATGCGGCCGCAAATAACCCCGGCGCGGCCGGCGGCGCCCTGGTGAATTGGCGGGGGCAACTTGTCGGGCTGCTCGGTAAAGAGCTGCGGAGTCGTTCGACTGGCGCGTGGCTGCACTATGCGATCCCGGTCGATCAGTTCGTCGCTTCCGTGGAAACAATGGAAGCGGGGCGGACGATCGACGCCGACGATGAAGCGGCGCCGAAGGCGAGCGATCCGCTGACGCTAGCGGCGGTGGGGATCGTGCTGGTTCCCGATATTTTGCCGCGGACGCCGCCGTATATTGATTCGGTCGTCGCTGGTTCGGCGGCGGAGCGGGCCGGCTTGCGGCCTGACGATTTGCTGGTGTTCGTCGAAGGCGAGCCGACTTCTTCGTGCTCGGTGGTTGCCGAGCAGTTTGGCCGTCGTGAGAGTTTTGACGATGTTCGGATTTCCGTGCTGCGCGACGGCAAGCTCGTCGAAGCGACGCTAAACGCTGAGGAAGCTGTAGAAGAGCCTGCGGACGAGGCATCGCTCGATGATTCCGACGAGGCGATGGCGGAAGAGGAGCCAACGGCCTCCGATGACGCCGACGCTGGCTCGCCTGACGAGAGTGATGGTGAGACCGACGCTGAAGCGACTGTCGACGGTGAAAAGCCTGCCGCGGACGATGATGATACGTCGCCAAGCGAAGATGCAAGCGAAAGCGGCGCCAGCGACGCTGAGGATGCCGACTCTGACCAACTTGATGTTCCTACTGAGTGA
- a CDS encoding PDZ domain-containing protein has translation MMIRRQAKMQAKAAPATLRMPTLTNLMFLLSEPRQVTRFFLRLAICFALGLAATLPVRGFAADDLDQLEQQAISAAVKAAEKSVVQIRTIGGVDQIDGKTLAQGPTTGVIISDDGLIVSSAFNFAQQPTSILVRLPSGEQKAARIIGRDENRMLVLLRVATDEPLTAAEPALLGEVRPGDSAIALGRPFNPEDVSVSVGVVSALNRMFGRAIQTDANVSAANYGGPLIDLEGRVLGILAPMAPPSPGASEADVTAGAEFYDSGIGFAVPLVDVLAIVDRWIEEKDLHRGLLGIGLKAGNPHSTAPIVTNVWPRSPTAIAGWKADDRIVSVDGVKVDTQTALRFQTMPRYAGDTLAVTLRRGSGDKAKEIETKVRLAAKLPPYAHPFLGVLPERSTATGDDEAKAEEEADEKKPADAKPKKEDAAGFVIRNVWPDSPADDSGLRAGDRIVKVGEKKVASAAEARAELNAKSLGDAVELLAKRGDEELEFEVELGELPTGVLEASDLRATGAASEESSSLGDPKLQTLKLPEMSQTARYFQPPSGGATPGLLIWLGDGKRETAEAMAADWQRTCVRDRLTLLMPEPADAGGWTNDDLEYLARLLQTAGSRWRIDPSRVVIAGEGKGGQLAYALGLRGRKMIRGVAVVDSPLPRTLEVPENNPNERLAILSVETQNTPLSLLIRQDLKKLEDVGYPVTQLVRRGEESRSTTLDAATRAKIGRWIDGLDRL, from the coding sequence ATGATGATACGTCGCCAAGCGAAGATGCAAGCGAAAGCGGCGCCAGCGACGCTGAGGATGCCGACTCTGACCAACTTGATGTTCCTACTGAGTGAGCCACGGCAGGTGACGCGATTCTTCTTGCGATTGGCGATTTGCTTCGCGCTTGGTTTGGCGGCAACTCTGCCCGTGCGCGGGTTCGCTGCGGACGATCTTGATCAACTTGAACAGCAAGCAATCTCCGCCGCGGTGAAGGCGGCCGAGAAGTCGGTCGTCCAGATTCGCACGATCGGCGGCGTCGATCAGATTGACGGAAAAACGCTCGCCCAAGGGCCGACGACCGGGGTGATCATCAGCGATGACGGGCTGATCGTGTCGAGCGCGTTTAATTTTGCTCAACAGCCAACGTCGATTCTCGTCCGGCTCCCCAGCGGAGAACAAAAGGCTGCGCGGATTATCGGCCGCGATGAGAATCGCATGCTCGTGCTACTCAGGGTCGCTACAGACGAACCGCTCACGGCGGCCGAACCGGCGCTGCTCGGCGAGGTGCGACCTGGCGATTCTGCGATCGCGTTGGGGCGGCCGTTCAATCCTGAGGATGTGAGCGTTTCGGTCGGCGTGGTGAGCGCGCTCAATCGGATGTTTGGTCGGGCGATTCAAACCGATGCGAACGTTTCGGCTGCGAACTATGGTGGGCCGCTGATTGATCTCGAAGGCCGCGTGCTCGGCATCTTGGCGCCGATGGCGCCGCCGTCGCCTGGAGCGAGCGAGGCCGACGTCACCGCCGGGGCAGAGTTTTACGATTCGGGGATCGGGTTTGCCGTACCGCTCGTCGACGTGCTGGCGATCGTCGACCGCTGGATCGAGGAAAAAGATTTGCATCGCGGACTGCTGGGGATTGGGCTCAAGGCGGGCAATCCGCACTCGACGGCGCCGATCGTCACCAACGTCTGGCCCCGTTCGCCGACGGCGATTGCCGGTTGGAAGGCGGACGATCGCATCGTTTCGGTCGACGGCGTGAAGGTCGACACGCAGACGGCGCTCCGCTTCCAGACGATGCCGCGTTATGCGGGCGACACGTTGGCGGTGACGTTGCGCCGCGGTTCGGGCGACAAGGCGAAGGAAATTGAAACCAAGGTTCGGCTTGCTGCGAAGCTGCCGCCGTATGCGCATCCGTTTCTGGGCGTGCTGCCCGAGCGATCGACCGCTACGGGCGATGATGAAGCGAAGGCTGAAGAGGAAGCCGACGAAAAGAAGCCGGCCGACGCAAAACCCAAGAAGGAGGACGCGGCGGGTTTCGTGATTCGCAACGTCTGGCCTGATAGCCCTGCCGACGACTCGGGGCTGCGTGCGGGCGATCGCATCGTGAAGGTTGGGGAGAAAAAGGTCGCCAGCGCCGCCGAAGCTCGCGCTGAGCTGAACGCAAAGAGTCTCGGCGACGCCGTCGAACTCCTTGCGAAACGCGGCGACGAGGAACTTGAGTTCGAAGTGGAACTGGGCGAACTACCGACCGGCGTGCTGGAAGCTTCAGACCTGCGGGCGACTGGCGCGGCGTCTGAGGAGTCGAGCAGCCTCGGCGATCCGAAGCTGCAGACGCTCAAGCTCCCCGAGATGTCGCAAACGGCCCGTTACTTCCAACCGCCGAGCGGCGGCGCGACTCCTGGGCTGTTGATTTGGCTCGGCGACGGCAAACGCGAGACCGCCGAAGCGATGGCCGCCGACTGGCAGCGCACCTGCGTCCGCGACCGACTCACGCTGCTGATGCCCGAACCGGCCGACGCCGGCGGTTGGACGAACGACGATCTGGAATACCTGGCCCGGCTGCTGCAAACGGCGGGCAGCCGCTGGCGGATCGACCCAAGTCGCGTCGTGATCGCCGGCGAAGGGAAGGGGGGCCAGCTGGCCTACGCCCTTGGCCTGCGGGGCCGCAAGATGATCCGCGGGGTGGCGGTCGTCGATAGCCCGTTGCCGCGAACGCTCGAAGTTCCTGAGAACAATCCGAACGAACGGCTGGCGATTCTTTCCGTCGAAACGCAAAACACGCCGCTGTCGCTGCTCATTCGGCAGGATCTCAAGAAGCTCGAAGACGTCGGCTATCCGGTGACGCAACTTGTGCGTCGCGGCGAAGAGAGCCGCTCGACGACGCTCGACGCGGCGACGCGGGCTAAGATTGGGCGTTGGATCGACGGGCTCGATAGGTTGTAA